From a single Campylobacter concisus genomic region:
- a CDS encoding amino acid ABC transporter ATP-binding protein, whose product MAINFKNISKSYGDHLVLDNINTSFKEGQTTVIVGSSGCGKSTLLRCINLLEIPQSGILEVDDRAVNFKEKLSSKELLEIRKKTGMVFQSFNLFPHLTALQNVTEAPIYVQKKDKNEAIKEAKELLAKVGLSHKEDTYPNRLSGGQAQRVAIARALAVNPYFLLLDEPTSALDPELEAEVLKVILSLAKEKKSMIIVTHNMNFARKIADRILFLDKGVIAFDGLVDEFFNSQNERIKSFISAMDI is encoded by the coding sequence ATGGCTATAAATTTTAAAAATATAAGCAAATCTTACGGCGATCATTTGGTGCTAGATAACATAAATACAAGCTTCAAAGAGGGGCAAACGACCGTGATAGTTGGCTCATCTGGTTGTGGTAAATCAACACTTCTTAGATGTATAAATTTACTTGAGATCCCACAAAGTGGCATTTTAGAGGTAGATGATAGAGCTGTAAATTTTAAAGAGAAGCTTAGCTCAAAAGAGCTTTTAGAAATTCGCAAAAAAACAGGCATGGTTTTTCAAAGCTTTAACCTTTTCCCACACCTAACAGCGCTTCAAAATGTCACCGAAGCTCCGATCTATGTTCAAAAAAAGGATAAAAACGAAGCAATAAAAGAGGCAAAAGAGCTTTTAGCTAAAGTGGGGCTTAGCCACAAAGAAGATACCTATCCAAACAGGCTCTCTGGCGGTCAAGCACAGCGTGTAGCCATCGCTAGAGCACTGGCCGTAAATCCATACTTTTTACTGCTTGATGAGCCTACAAGTGCGCTTGATCCAGAGCTTGAGGCTGAAGTTTTAAAGGTCATCTTATCTCTTGCAAAAGAGAAAAAGTCTATGATCATTGTCACTCATAATATGAATTTTGCTAGAAAGATAGCTGATAGAATTTTATTTTTAGATAAAGGCGTGATCGCATTTGATGGCTTGGTAGATGAGTTTTTCAATAGCCAAAACGAAAGAATAAAAAGCTTTATCTCGGCTATGGATATATGA